TAATTGAGGACGAACTGCATCTGCAGGAAGCGCTCGCGGCTTCTTTAAAAAAAGAAGGTTATCAGACCGACTGCGCTTCCGATGGAATCAGCGGTCTTGAACTTGCACTCAGCGACCGCTATGACGTTATTCTTCTTGATTTGATGCTGCCGGGGCTGGGCGGCTATCAGGTGCTGAAGCAGCTTCGCCGCGAAAAAACAGAATCCGCCGTTATCATTTTATCCGCAAAATCGGAGCTGGAGGACAAAATTGCCGGGCTTGATTTTGGCGCCGATGATTATCTGACCAAACCTTTTCAGATGAAGGAGCTGTTTGCCAGAATCCGCGCTGTCACCAGACGTCACGGGGAGGTCGTCCGGGATGAGCTTGTCTTTCAGGATTTGTATCTGAACATCCGCACCTTCACGCTGTCATCTTCTGCAACATCACATACGCTGACGCTGGGCAGTAAGGAATTTCAGCTCATGGAATACCTTATGCGTAATCCGAAGCAGGTGATTTCAAGAAGCCGTATCACGGAAAAAATCTGGGGATATGATTCTGAAGTTGAATATAACAACGTAGATGTGTATATTTCCTTTTTGCGCAAAAAGCTGAAGCATACCGGCGCGCACGTGGAAATACGCGCTGTCCGCGGCATCGGCTACACTCTCCAGGAAGCGGGTGCAGACCTATGATAAAAAAGCTGGAGCGGAAAATTCAATGGACCATTTTTCTGATTCTCACCGTGACGACGCTGGGCATTTTTCTTGTGATTAATGTCACAAATTACCAGTCGCTTGTTATGCAGGAAGTGAACTATCTCCAAAAGCTGGGAACCATCCTGAAAAAACAGGAGCCGCAGCAGCCGGGCGACGCGCCCGTGCAGAACGGCTCGCCGGAGCCCGATGATGTGCTCCCGCAGAACGACTCGCCGGAGCCCGATGATGTGCCCGCGCAGAATGGTTCACCGGAGCCTGATGATGCGCTCGCGCAGAACGGCTCACCGGAGCCGAAGGAAAGTGACACGCTTCACGGATTTTATCACGGTTATATTGTACGGATTTTCACGGACGGCACGGTAACGGTTTCTATTGATGAGGACAGCGTTGCCTATACGGAAAATGAAATCGCTGCTATTGCAGAAGAGCTAATCCAGTCAGAAGAGCATGAGGGAATGTACGAAAATCTGCGGTTTCTTGTAAAGATACTTCCGGATAAAAAAGAGGTCGTTTTTCTGGAAAGCCAGGCGCAAAGCCGTTTTCTGGCTTCGTTTTTGCGCTCTCTGACATTGTGCCTCTGTCTGATGGTGCTGTTCTTTCTGGCGGCGCGGATGCTCTCGCGCAGAATCGTCCAGCCGGTGGAGGATGCGTTTAACCGGCAGAAACAATTTATATCGGATGCAAGCCATGAGCTGAAGACGCCCATCACCGTAATAAACGCCAATATCGACCTTCTCCGCGCCGAGACCGGAGAAAATAAATGGATGGATTATATCGAAGCGGAAGGGCAGCGCATGAATGCGCTTATCACAAACCTTCTGACGCTCTCCCGCATCAGCTCCGAAACACCCTCCGCCGGGGATACCGCTCATTTCTGCGAATTTGATTTGAGCGGCGCGCTTCTGGGAACAGCACTGTCCTTTGAAAGCATTGCCTTTGAGCGCGGTATCTCCTACGATGTTGAAATTGCCGAAAATCTCCGCTATACCGGCAGCGAGACGGAAATCTGCCAGCTTACCGCTATTTTGCTGGACAACGCCATGAAGTATGCTTCCGCAAACGGCAGTGTCCGGATTGTCCTGCAAAGCTGCGCCGCCTCCGAAGGGCACAGTCTTTTGCCCGGACATCGTCCGCACCGCACGGCGCTTCTTTCTGTTTCCAATACCGGCGCAGAAATTCCGCGGGAGGAACTTGAAAAAATCTTCGACCGGTTTTACCGCACAGATAAATCGAGAAACCGCGCAAGCGGCGGCTTCGGTCTGGGGCTCGCCATTGCAAAATCCATCGCCGAAAAGCACGGCGGTGAAATTCACGTCGTCAGCCGCGACGGATGGACAACCTTTTCTGTAAAACTGCCCCTTTAAGCGGTGCTGCTCATAGTAACTTTCGCAAATCCATTTAAAATTCGCTTCGCGAATGGGGCTTCCAATTATTTATATATAATGCAGGAGAATTTTTCCTTGATAATTCCAAAATATCTGTATATGATAAAAGTAGGGATTTCCTACTTTCCTACTTTTATTGAAATGGAGGTATGAACTATGTCTGAAACAAACGTATTAATCAATGATGCCAGGGTCATGTCCAAAGGACAGATTACCATTCCCAAAAATATAAGAGCAGCTCTCGGCGTTTCTCCCGGCGACCGCGTCACTTTTATCGTTGAAAACGGTTCTGTCCGGGTCATCAATTCTGCCATTTATGCAATGCAGAAATTTCAGGAACAGATGAAAGGCGAGGCAGAAAAAGCCGGGTTTACA
This is a stretch of genomic DNA from Marvinbryantia formatexigens DSM 14469. It encodes these proteins:
- a CDS encoding AbrB/MazE/SpoVT family DNA-binding domain-containing protein → MSETNVLINDARVMSKGQITIPKNIRAALGVSPGDRVTFIVENGSVRVINSAIYAMQKFQEQMKGEAEKAGFTSEEDVARWITSTRREENAD
- a CDS encoding response regulator transcription factor, whose translation is MNILIIEDELHLQEALAASLKKEGYQTDCASDGISGLELALSDRYDVILLDLMLPGLGGYQVLKQLRREKTESAVIILSAKSELEDKIAGLDFGADDYLTKPFQMKELFARIRAVTRRHGEVVRDELVFQDLYLNIRTFTLSSSATSHTLTLGSKEFQLMEYLMRNPKQVISRSRITEKIWGYDSEVEYNNVDVYISFLRKKLKHTGAHVEIRAVRGIGYTLQEAGADL
- a CDS encoding sensor histidine kinase; the encoded protein is MIKKLERKIQWTIFLILTVTTLGIFLVINVTNYQSLVMQEVNYLQKLGTILKKQEPQQPGDAPVQNGSPEPDDVLPQNDSPEPDDVPAQNGSPEPDDALAQNGSPEPKESDTLHGFYHGYIVRIFTDGTVTVSIDEDSVAYTENEIAAIAEELIQSEEHEGMYENLRFLVKILPDKKEVVFLESQAQSRFLASFLRSLTLCLCLMVLFFLAARMLSRRIVQPVEDAFNRQKQFISDASHELKTPITVINANIDLLRAETGENKWMDYIEAEGQRMNALITNLLTLSRISSETPSAGDTAHFCEFDLSGALLGTALSFESIAFERGISYDVEIAENLRYTGSETEICQLTAILLDNAMKYASANGSVRIVLQSCAASEGHSLLPGHRPHRTALLSVSNTGAEIPREELEKIFDRFYRTDKSRNRASGGFGLGLAIAKSIAEKHGGEIHVVSRDGWTTFSVKLPL